One window of the Acaryochloris sp. CCMEE 5410 genome contains the following:
- a CDS encoding Nif3-like dinuclear metal center hexameric protein, whose translation MKISELIEWFEGWANPSWQEKWDNCGWQIEPGVLDQPARVLVCLTPTLAVMEEAIALRQQGNPVNLIFAHHPLIFGPLKSVQKGDAISDMVRLSITHQIGVYSAHTNFDQVTDGTADVLSQLLELQDAAPVEPTQDGLGYGRVGNLKPALTLQQLLAKIQSALNPADLLVSPTADRQQEIERVAVLGGSGASYISAVSQTGAQAYLTSDCKFHQFQESRDRNLILIDAGHYATERPACERLAQKFTDKGVEWAQLSQSDEDFRNFWAAH comes from the coding sequence AAATTAGCGAATTGATTGAGTGGTTTGAAGGCTGGGCTAACCCCTCCTGGCAGGAGAAGTGGGATAACTGTGGTTGGCAGATTGAACCGGGCGTTTTGGATCAACCCGCTCGGGTACTAGTTTGTTTAACACCGACTTTAGCAGTGATGGAAGAAGCGATCGCACTTCGGCAGCAGGGCAACCCTGTTAATTTGATTTTTGCCCACCATCCGTTGATTTTTGGCCCCCTGAAATCGGTGCAGAAAGGTGATGCCATTAGCGATATGGTCCGCCTCTCCATCACCCATCAAATTGGAGTTTACAGTGCCCACACTAATTTCGATCAGGTTACAGATGGTACGGCAGATGTGTTATCTCAGCTGTTAGAGCTACAGGATGCAGCGCCTGTGGAACCCACCCAAGATGGTCTCGGGTATGGTCGTGTGGGCAATCTTAAGCCTGCCCTGACCCTACAGCAGCTTCTAGCCAAGATTCAGTCTGCCCTAAACCCAGCCGATTTGCTGGTCTCACCCACCGCCGATCGCCAACAGGAAATTGAGCGGGTCGCGGTACTAGGCGGGTCTGGCGCGAGCTATATTTCAGCTGTGAGCCAAACAGGTGCCCAAGCTTATTTGACCTCGGACTGTAAGTTTCATCAGTTTCAAGAGAGTCGCGATCGCAACCTGATTCTGATTGATGCTGGGCACTATGCAACAGAACGGCCTGCCTGTGAACGCTTAGCCCAGAAATTTACCGACAAGGGAGTTGAATGGGCACAACTAAGCCAATCAGACGAAGATTTCCGCAATTTTTGGGCTGCCCACTAG
- the hisD gene encoding histidinol dehydrogenase has translation MVRILRLSEMTSEELASIKRRAELDIEQALAVAKEVIDEIRADGDQGVIKYVRKFDFPGATAENLKVTEAEFATAREQVESEIKAAIEQAYRNIKEVHERQMPEEVQLAEIDGGVFAGEKVTPIASAGLYVPRGKGSFPSVMLMLSVPAVVAGVEKIVVCTPPDKNGTVEPASLVAAELAGVKDVYKLGGIQAIAGMAIGTETVPKVDKITGPCNVYGSAAKRLLYGTVDVGLPAGPSESIILTDETTDPRIAALDLLVEAEHGPDSAGLLVTHSEDLAKAASKHADDYMEQLPDWRKEFCQKGLSSYGGIILTSSLEESIDFLNEYAPEHLEVLVQDPLSVLGKIKNAGEILLGPYTPIPTANYCIGVNAILPTGGFARSYSAVSVYDFLKRTGIGYLTQEGFARLGHTAQTLAEHEDFPAHAMAIRERKNLLP, from the coding sequence GTGGTCAGGATTCTCCGGTTGTCAGAAATGACATCTGAAGAACTCGCTTCCATCAAACGACGGGCCGAGTTAGATATTGAACAGGCGCTAGCTGTCGCCAAAGAAGTCATTGACGAGATTCGCGCTGACGGTGATCAGGGTGTGATCAAATACGTGCGCAAATTTGATTTTCCCGGTGCCACTGCCGAAAATCTGAAAGTGACCGAAGCCGAATTTGCCACTGCCCGCGAGCAAGTCGAGTCTGAAATCAAAGCCGCGATTGAGCAAGCCTATCGCAACATCAAAGAAGTGCACGAACGGCAAATGCCAGAAGAAGTGCAGCTTGCCGAAATCGATGGCGGCGTCTTTGCTGGGGAGAAAGTCACCCCCATTGCCAGCGCTGGACTATACGTGCCTCGGGGTAAAGGCTCCTTCCCTTCTGTCATGCTGATGCTCAGTGTGCCTGCGGTGGTAGCCGGGGTAGAGAAAATTGTTGTTTGTACTCCACCCGACAAAAACGGCACCGTAGAACCTGCTTCTCTGGTTGCTGCTGAATTAGCAGGTGTAAAAGACGTTTATAAGTTAGGTGGCATCCAAGCGATCGCAGGGATGGCGATTGGCACGGAGACCGTTCCTAAAGTCGATAAAATTACTGGACCTTGCAACGTCTATGGCTCCGCCGCTAAGCGGCTGCTCTACGGTACCGTTGATGTCGGCTTACCCGCTGGCCCTAGTGAATCCATTATTCTCACCGATGAAACCACCGATCCTCGGATTGCTGCCCTAGATCTTTTAGTAGAAGCAGAGCATGGACCTGATTCCGCGGGCTTACTAGTCACCCACAGCGAAGACCTTGCCAAAGCTGCCTCCAAACATGCCGACGATTATATGGAGCAGCTACCGGACTGGCGCAAGGAGTTTTGTCAAAAGGGTCTGTCTTCCTATGGCGGCATTATTCTTACCTCCAGCCTGGAAGAATCCATCGACTTCCTGAATGAGTATGCACCTGAGCATTTGGAAGTCCTCGTCCAAGACCCCCTCAGCGTTCTCGGCAAAATCAAGAATGCTGGTGAAATTTTGCTTGGTCCTTATACGCCGATTCCAACCGCCAACTACTGCATTGGTGTGAACGCGATTCTGCCGACGGGCGGCTTTGCTCGTTCCTACTCGGCGGTGTCGGTATACGACTTCCTCAAGCGCACCGGGATTGGTTATTTAACCCAGGAAGGCTTTGCTCGCTTAGGTCATACGGCTCAGACATTGGCAGAGCATGAAGACTTCCCGGCCCATGCCATGGCCATTCGTGAGCGCAAGAACCTGCTTCCGTAA
- a CDS encoding GNAT family N-acetyltransferase: MWNSTTPTFPKLQCKRGILRMATEDDIDAILRYFIVNRDHLEPFEPIKPVEFYTPEFWRVLICDRNQAFLNDQGIKFFLFDQHHPQQIIAAINFSNVVRGAFQSCTLGFSISAQYQGQGYMTESIPVAISYLFSDFSFHRIMAAYMPHNQRSGRLLRRLGFQMEGYASRYLCINGIWQDHILTSLIKTNV, translated from the coding sequence ATGTGGAATTCAACTACGCCGACGTTTCCTAAATTGCAGTGTAAGCGCGGCATTCTGCGAATGGCGACAGAGGATGATATCGATGCTATTCTCAGATATTTCATCGTTAATCGTGATCATTTAGAACCCTTTGAGCCGATCAAACCCGTGGAGTTTTATACACCGGAGTTTTGGCGAGTCTTGATTTGCGATCGCAACCAAGCATTTCTCAACGACCAAGGTATCAAATTCTTCCTCTTCGATCAGCACCATCCCCAACAGATTATTGCAGCGATCAACTTCTCGAATGTCGTTCGAGGCGCTTTTCAGTCCTGCACCCTAGGGTTTAGTATTTCCGCCCAGTATCAAGGGCAAGGCTATATGACCGAGTCGATACCTGTTGCTATTTCATACCTATTCTCTGACTTCAGCTTTCATCGAATTATGGCAGCCTATATGCCCCATAACCAACGTAGCGGCAGACTTCTCCGACGATTAGGCTTTCAAATGGAAGGGTATGCCTCTAGATATCTCTGTATTAACGGAATCTGGCAAGACCACATACTCACCAGCCTCATTAAAACTAATGTTTAG
- a CDS encoding Rieske 2Fe-2S domain-containing protein → METQIGSNPSNLDFQFNFWQQWYPVAPLEDLDPQRPTPITLLGQHFVIWQPKDSDQYLVFQDLCPHRLAPLSEGRIDEQTGQLMCSYHGWQFDQQGLCTHIPQAEAITPQQSQLYCVTSVPTQSQSGLLWVWPDPDTQDIAATQPLPLSPFVNADQNFVWSSVMRDLAYDWQTLVENVSDPSHVPFAHHGVQGNRNQAAPIPMEVLTSTPELIEVQTTGKFSTNITFQPPCRVEYQFSIGDGKQATMVTYCIPIAPGRSRIVALFARNFATGLMKVIPRWVEHMKNRNPVLDGDMILLRSQEKQLLQHTQTQSWQTIYKLPTSADRLVIEYRRWFEKYSHGQIPWGSAHQQIPVASNNYDYLQPQGEQRPQLLDRYHQHTLICSSCRGALSRIKLLQKMLVAVFAIAISGAAILPDDLRATWGIPLVITALLGLGGCYWLKYWLEPKFYFVDYIHADH, encoded by the coding sequence ATGGAAACTCAAATCGGTTCCAATCCAAGCAACTTAGATTTTCAATTCAATTTTTGGCAACAGTGGTATCCTGTCGCTCCCTTAGAAGATTTAGATCCGCAGCGTCCCACTCCCATCACGTTATTAGGGCAGCATTTTGTCATTTGGCAACCTAAAGATTCTGACCAATATCTGGTGTTCCAAGATCTGTGCCCCCACCGCTTAGCTCCCCTGAGTGAAGGTCGCATTGACGAGCAAACGGGGCAGCTCATGTGTAGCTATCACGGTTGGCAATTTGACCAACAGGGTCTTTGCACCCACATTCCTCAAGCTGAAGCCATTACCCCTCAACAATCACAGCTATACTGCGTCACTTCTGTTCCCACACAATCACAAAGTGGGCTGTTGTGGGTCTGGCCAGATCCAGACACCCAAGATATTGCTGCGACTCAACCGTTGCCTCTCTCTCCCTTCGTTAATGCTGACCAAAACTTTGTCTGGTCTTCTGTCATGAGGGATTTGGCCTATGATTGGCAGACATTAGTCGAAAACGTCTCTGACCCGAGTCACGTGCCCTTTGCCCATCACGGTGTCCAAGGCAATCGCAACCAAGCTGCTCCTATTCCTATGGAGGTTCTGACCTCCACCCCAGAATTAATTGAAGTCCAGACCACAGGGAAGTTCTCTACCAACATTACCTTTCAACCTCCCTGCCGAGTGGAGTATCAATTTTCTATCGGCGATGGGAAACAAGCGACCATGGTCACCTACTGTATTCCCATTGCTCCAGGTCGATCTCGCATCGTAGCCTTGTTTGCACGAAATTTTGCCACAGGTTTAATGAAAGTGATTCCTCGCTGGGTAGAGCATATGAAAAACCGCAATCCAGTGCTGGATGGTGACATGATTTTGTTACGCTCCCAAGAAAAACAGCTGCTTCAGCACACCCAAACCCAAAGTTGGCAAACCATCTACAAACTCCCCACCAGTGCGGATCGTCTCGTGATTGAATATCGGCGATGGTTCGAAAAGTATAGTCATGGACAAATTCCTTGGGGATCTGCCCATCAGCAGATCCCCGTTGCTTCCAACAACTATGACTATTTACAGCCCCAAGGGGAGCAGCGACCTCAGCTTCTGGATCGATATCATCAACACACCTTGATCTGTAGTAGCTGCCGAGGAGCATTGAGCAGAATCAAGCTATTGCAAAAGATGTTGGTCGCTGTCTTTGCAATCGCCATCAGTGGAGCTGCAATTTTGCCCGACGATTTAAGAGCAACGTGGGGAATTCCTTTAGTGATTACAGCCCTTCTAGGATTAGGGGGTTGCTACTGGTTGAAATATTGGCTGGAACCCAAATTTTATTTTGTTGACTATATTCATGCTGATCACTGA
- a CDS encoding DUF4079 domain-containing protein, whose amino-acid sequence MDSPPPMLFASITAFSMTLAVFLYIGLGVLGIALRRLRLRHGEASWGWLRYIHYGLGITLVLTILELMTIGILGASTYEGTSGHSSHLPAGLLVAGLTLASAWAASRVHPKRPWARPLHVSINGMLFLALTAVSWTGWSVLQNYLPQ is encoded by the coding sequence ATGGATTCGCCCCCTCCTATGTTGTTTGCGTCGATCACAGCCTTTTCTATGACGCTAGCTGTGTTCCTTTACATAGGACTTGGTGTACTAGGGATTGCCCTACGAAGATTGCGACTCCGTCACGGTGAAGCTTCTTGGGGATGGTTACGTTATATCCACTATGGTTTGGGTATTACGCTAGTACTAACCATTTTAGAATTAATGACCATCGGTATTTTAGGTGCCTCCACTTATGAAGGGACCTCCGGTCATTCATCTCATTTGCCTGCTGGCCTATTGGTGGCCGGTTTAACCCTGGCTTCTGCTTGGGCAGCCAGTCGTGTTCATCCCAAACGCCCTTGGGCTCGTCCACTCCACGTCAGCATTAACGGCATGCTTTTTCTAGCCTTAACCGCTGTGTCTTGGACAGGCTGGTCAGTACTACAAAATTATCTGCCCCAGTAA
- a CDS encoding GFA family protein gives MQKLSGRCLCEGIAYEISGELGPIFNCHCSKCRRWHGAAFRTRATINAQQFRWTRGEELLSRYHSSEFVVKHFCSVCGSNLISTYDNDPDKIGVPLGGLDQAPHNTPEGHIYVGSKSPWFTITDDLPQHDTWPGSHAKVRETR, from the coding sequence ATGCAAAAACTCAGTGGCCGCTGTCTCTGCGAAGGAATCGCTTATGAGATTTCAGGCGAGCTAGGTCCCATCTTTAACTGCCATTGCTCAAAATGCCGTCGCTGGCATGGGGCTGCTTTTCGCACCCGAGCCACTATCAATGCCCAGCAATTTCGGTGGACTAGGGGTGAAGAGCTGCTGTCTCGTTACCATTCGTCTGAGTTTGTCGTGAAGCATTTTTGCTCTGTCTGTGGCTCCAATCTGATCAGCACCTATGACAATGACCCTGATAAAATCGGCGTTCCTTTAGGGGGACTAGATCAAGCGCCCCACAATACCCCAGAGGGCCATATTTATGTGGGGTCCAAATCACCTTGGTTCACCATTACAGATGACCTCCCCCAGCACGATACCTGGCCAGGTAGCCATGCCAAAGTTCGCGAGACCCGCTAA
- a CDS encoding flavin prenyltransferase UbiX: MSHSNSPLPVTIGVSGASGLLYAVRTIKFLLRANYSIELVASKATFQVWQAEQNIRMPADPVKQEQFWRQQADEWGGKLTCHAATNVGAGIASGSFRTLGMLVIPCSMSTVAKIAAGLSSSLLERTADVHLKERRPLVIVPRETPFSLIHLRNLTTLAEAGARIVPAIPAWYHNPQTIEDLADFVVARALDQLGIDCVPLQRWQGTEPTA; this comes from the coding sequence GTGTCTCACTCTAACTCACCTTTACCCGTTACTATCGGCGTGTCTGGTGCATCCGGATTACTCTATGCCGTGCGCACCATTAAGTTCTTGCTGCGAGCAAATTATTCGATAGAGCTGGTGGCGTCTAAGGCCACTTTTCAGGTTTGGCAAGCCGAACAAAATATTCGGATGCCCGCTGATCCTGTTAAGCAAGAGCAATTTTGGCGTCAGCAAGCCGATGAATGGGGTGGGAAATTAACTTGCCATGCTGCGACTAACGTTGGTGCAGGCATTGCCAGCGGTTCCTTTCGTACTTTAGGGATGCTGGTGATTCCTTGCAGTATGAGTACAGTGGCTAAAATTGCTGCGGGTCTCAGTTCTAGCCTATTAGAGCGAACAGCTGATGTTCACCTGAAGGAACGACGACCTTTAGTAATCGTGCCTAGAGAAACTCCTTTTAGCCTGATTCACCTGCGGAATTTGACCACCTTAGCTGAGGCTGGAGCCCGGATTGTACCTGCGATTCCTGCCTGGTACCATAACCCCCAAACCATCGAAGATTTGGCAGACTTTGTGGTTGCTCGGGCTTTAGATCAGCTCGGAATCGATTGTGTCCCTCTGCAGCGCTGGCAAGGGACTGAACCGACTGCATAG
- a CDS encoding VanZ family protein, which translates to MWMGVMVQFSTQRWGGEQTQSILTTLLDWSVPALLNTLSPEQLHTLNFIVRKGAHLTEYAILTTLCFTMGTWGFQKPWQSVLPFAVLGSAIFAVTDEFHQSFVPNRGASPVDVMIDITGALMAVGLISIWKTRFQPETEQDR; encoded by the coding sequence GTGTGGATGGGGGTCATGGTCCAATTTTCCACTCAGCGATGGGGCGGCGAGCAGACCCAATCCATTCTGACAACCCTCTTAGATTGGAGTGTTCCAGCCCTGCTCAATACCCTCAGCCCAGAGCAGCTACACACCCTGAACTTTATCGTTCGGAAGGGGGCGCACCTAACGGAATATGCCATTCTCACCACTCTTTGCTTCACAATGGGGACATGGGGGTTCCAAAAACCTTGGCAATCCGTATTACCTTTTGCAGTTCTGGGTTCAGCCATCTTTGCGGTCACCGATGAGTTTCATCAGAGTTTTGTCCCCAATCGCGGTGCATCTCCGGTCGATGTGATGATCGATATTACGGGTGCCTTGATGGCAGTGGGCTTGATCAGTATTTGGAAAACCCGATTTCAGCCGGAGACGGAACAAGATCGATGA
- a CDS encoding VOC family protein produces the protein MTVTQFLHAALLVQDLERSRQFYGEVLGLTECPRPFDFPGAWYQIGPQQLHIMVSPEYSARQADPERWGRNRHVALAVSNLEDCQTQLKAAGVTYQLSHSGRAALFVHDPDGNIIELSQVDAPPSQNCSVSL, from the coding sequence ATGACGGTAACTCAGTTTTTACATGCAGCCTTGCTCGTGCAAGATTTAGAGCGTTCTCGGCAGTTTTATGGCGAGGTGCTGGGATTAACGGAATGTCCTCGTCCCTTTGATTTTCCAGGGGCTTGGTACCAAATCGGTCCTCAACAGCTTCATATCATGGTGTCTCCTGAGTATTCCGCCAGACAAGCCGATCCAGAACGATGGGGACGTAATCGCCATGTGGCTTTGGCGGTGTCTAATCTAGAGGACTGTCAAACCCAGCTCAAAGCAGCTGGCGTCACCTACCAGTTAAGCCACTCAGGCCGAGCTGCATTATTTGTACACGATCCAGATGGCAACATTATTGAGCTAAGCCAAGTCGATGCCCCACCTAGCCAGAATTGCTCTGTATCCCTTTAA
- a CDS encoding MOSC domain-containing protein, whose protein sequence is MPHLARIALYPFKSLDGVMVQSANILASGALEHDREYACFDRQGKVVNGKRFAQIHQLRSQCSNDYQTLTLQAPHTEPQTFHIEQERSDLEAWLSDFFQFDIQVQQNSALGFPDDTDSPGPTLISTATLEAVAAWYPDLTVTELRRRLRTNLEIGGVPAFWEDQLFADAKHLVQFQIGSVVLEGVNPCQRCIVPTRDSQSGVATPKFQKTFLHNRKQTLPDWVNLARFNHFYRLAVNTRIPKDQDSVLTQGDIIRINGIVSNTELTP, encoded by the coding sequence ATGCCCCACCTAGCCAGAATTGCTCTGTATCCCTTTAAGTCTTTAGATGGCGTTATGGTCCAATCCGCCAATATTTTGGCGAGCGGTGCCCTGGAGCATGACCGGGAATATGCTTGCTTTGATCGCCAGGGAAAAGTGGTGAATGGTAAACGATTTGCCCAGATTCATCAGTTGCGATCGCAATGCTCCAACGACTACCAAACCTTAACCCTACAAGCGCCCCACACCGAACCTCAAACCTTCCATATCGAGCAAGAACGCAGCGATTTAGAAGCATGGCTGAGTGACTTCTTTCAGTTTGATATCCAGGTTCAACAAAATTCAGCATTAGGCTTTCCCGACGATACCGACTCCCCCGGCCCCACCCTAATTAGCACAGCCACCCTAGAAGCAGTTGCCGCTTGGTACCCCGATTTGACGGTTACAGAGCTGCGCCGACGCCTACGCACCAACTTAGAGATAGGCGGTGTACCCGCCTTTTGGGAAGATCAGCTTTTTGCCGATGCCAAGCATCTTGTGCAATTTCAAATTGGGTCCGTGGTTCTAGAAGGCGTTAATCCCTGCCAACGATGCATCGTCCCCACCCGTGATTCCCAATCGGGTGTCGCTACTCCCAAATTCCAAAAAACGTTTCTCCACAATCGCAAGCAGACATTACCAGACTGGGTTAATCTCGCACGCTTCAATCATTTCTACCGTTTGGCGGTAAATACGCGCATTCCCAAGGATCAAGATTCTGTCTTAACTCAAGGAGATATCATTCGCATCAACGGTATTGTTAGCAATACTGAGCTAACACCGTGA
- a CDS encoding Uma2 family endonuclease gives MAQTLTPALTLKDFLQLSETQPASEYINGRIFQKPMPQGKHSVLQTQLSTTINSALQSVQVAWAFSELRCTFGGRSTVPDIAVFVWERLPCDDNGEIADTFTDAPDWTIEILSPDQNQTRVTKNILHCLQHGSQMGWLIDPEEQTVLVYLPPEQVKVFDQPQQVLPAPSFAKEISVTVGDLFDWLVVRRLKT, from the coding sequence ATGGCACAAACTTTAACTCCAGCCCTTACCTTGAAAGACTTTCTGCAATTGTCAGAGACACAGCCTGCAAGTGAGTATATCAACGGCCGAATTTTTCAAAAGCCCATGCCTCAAGGCAAACACAGCGTATTGCAAACGCAACTTTCTACTACCATTAATTCTGCGTTGCAGTCGGTTCAGGTGGCTTGGGCGTTTTCCGAACTTCGCTGTACATTTGGTGGACGTTCAACGGTGCCAGATATTGCAGTTTTTGTCTGGGAACGGTTGCCCTGTGATGACAACGGAGAGATTGCTGATACATTTACTGATGCGCCAGATTGGACCATAGAAATTTTATCGCCTGACCAAAATCAAACTCGGGTCACTAAAAATATTCTGCATTGTCTCCAGCATGGCTCTCAGATGGGTTGGCTGATTGATCCAGAGGAGCAGACGGTTTTGGTGTATTTACCCCCTGAGCAAGTCAAGGTGTTTGATCAGCCGCAGCAAGTATTACCTGCGCCGAGTTTTGCCAAGGAGATTAGCGTGACAGTTGGTGATCTGTTCGATTGGTTGGTAGTTCGACGGCTAAAGACTTAA